The Argentina anserina chromosome 5, drPotAnse1.1, whole genome shotgun sequence genome includes the window ACTAAAAAATTTGCAGCCTGGAGAGTATATCACCTGCATTTGATCAAAATATGCATGTCGATGCTGCTCCACATATTTCCACGCGCCAATATCTGTAATACACCAGTTGTTATTGCAAGTTTGAAACTAGTGCACCATTTCTTACTCTCAACCTAAGATATAAGTAACATCTGGCATTGTTAAATCAAAATAGACAAGAAGCTAATATCCTGGAAAATGGGGAATACGAGCTAACTCGATTTGCATAGTACATAATTTGAGACATTAACATGATGTCCAGGGGGTGAACATGAAGAACTGATGTTTGcagaaaaaaagtgaaaacccAGACTGAAATTTAAATACCTTTGAAGAGGGATATAGTTGCAGGTGTTACTGTACTGACCCTTGCATCAGGGGGGTCTTCTTTCTTGATTGAGAGTCCACTAGATAATGCAGGATTGCTATCAATGATGGCAACTTTCAAGTGCTTTGTCATCGGCATTCTTGCTAAAAGGacacaagaataaaaccataAACAGATAATATTAATTGCTATGTCAGGACAGAAATTTGCGACAACCAAACTGtgcaacaaaaataaataatcacAAGTTCATCAGGCTATAAACTCTATATGTTAAACTACACattaaaaatctcaaatattaGCACTTTagaatctcaaatataagCACAATTCTAGccttcaaaattttcaaagtttTTAGTTTAAGTTAGAATCACGCAGAGGCCTTCATATTCACAAAGTTGTGAGATGATATCCATCATATAACACTACATTAGTAGAACAGCTTTTACACCCTATATATCACAGTAAGTTATACAACACTCAAAGATTACTAACATACAACAAAAAAACACCTACCCAAAGAACAGGCCAGGGCCATCCCAACCATGCCTCCTCCAACAATAGCAACATCATATGGCTCGCCTTTATCTGAAGATTTCTGCTGCCCCACATGATCCTGCATATTGATAAATCATCAAATCCCCAACCATGCAACAATATCACAGTTCCTGCAAGTTACTGATGAAACGAAAATCGACAGCTAAAAAAACGAGGTACAAAATTTATCAGGCAAAATTAACAAGGGTTTACATTGCTTGGTGGGGCACCATTAAAGCTGGAAACTTTAGCAGCTGCACCAGTACAGAAACCCTTGTGTGAAAGTTTCAATCTGTATCCATTTTCGACTAGCTTTCTTCTAATCAAGCTGTTACAAGCAAATATTCACATCAGACTAAATCTCAATGTATGAATGCAAACTTCAATTTTCAATTCAATCACCGAAAAAAAGAGATTACAGCTAGAGTTTCTGAACCTCAATTTGCATAGCCCAACATCATAAAAGCaacaaaaaatcagaaaaggtGTGAACTTTAGGAACAAAACAGAGGCTAAAGCACAAAATCGAAACGCAGCGTTTTACCTGTTCATATTCTAATCGCTGGAGCTCACTGGGTTCAGAGTTTGAAGCTTCAGAATGGAGTCGgtagagagaagaagagggcAAAGTATATTGATCAAGAGGAAAACGACTAGTCGTGTTGGGGTGAGTTTTGAATATGGGGAAAGTAGAGAGGAAAAGATGTAATTTTTAGTAAGTagataaaatggtaaaaaggTATGGGGACTTCCCTCCTCTTATTGCTTATCTGACCATCTGGGTGTGCTAAAGTTTCAGGCTTTAGAGCTGCAAACCCAAAAAGGCCAAAGCTTTGAGTGATAGGGTGACAAAATGAGAAGCCTAACGCTCTCTGAGAGCGTGTTGGGTGTACATTCACCATTTCCTAAGCCACCCAGCAAGCCATTGTGTTCTTCTTGCTATTTGCAGTCCTTCAAATTTCGGTCTAAGAAGTCCTGTCATCAAAAGATTCAAAACCCAAGTGTTGTTTCACCCAGGTGAGACTTTTGATGAGGTCCCATTTCATTTTTGTTGAGTTTTTAGGAAATGGGTGATGTGTTAGTCAAGTAACTACTGTCACTTTGCATATGTTTGTGATTTGGAAAATACTCGAGTTCTGAGTTTTTGTTCTGACTAATGTATGCAGACAAGGATTGAATGTTACATGAGTTGTATGTTGTTATCGTGAAGATAAGTTTGAAGTGTGGGGTTAGAAATAAGGATATCATATGGAGACTTAAAGAAGGGTTCCTTGTGTTTCAGGTATTCAAGTATGTGGCTTGCAAACAAATATGACGAATGGCTCCGTCGCCTAACTACTGATAATTTAGAGGGCATTGTAATGATCTTAATCTTATTTAGGAATTTATAAACAAAATGACAACTTTTGGTGTTTCTTATACTTTAGTGGAGATTACAGAATGTATGCTGCATTCACTAATTAAAATTGTTAATTTCAACACAGGAGCTCCGCAGGGTGATCAGAGAACCAATTGATGCCATTGATGATTCTGTTGCGTTAGATAAAGCACCTGTTTCCATTCATTTGTGGAAAGCTATACTGCTGTCTGGGTTGCTTACGCTCCAAGGCTCTGAGCCAGCACTTGCTCTTCCTGATCTTGCTAGTGTGTTGCAGTCAGTTCCGGTTCTGGGGGACCTTGGCGATATTAGCACAGGTTTTGCTTCAGTTAGGAAAATCTCCCTCTCACTTCTGTAACCTGACATTTTTGTTGAAATCTTGTTAACAAATAAGTATGGAATTAGTATGATCACTCGTCATTGGGGGCATTAACCCTTAAGTTAATGATAATTTCTAAGATAAACATAATTATAAGCACTGTCTAACAATTAAACAACATGCTCCTCGGACAAATATTTATATGATTTTGCTTCTTCCTGTTTCAGGCCTTCTTGCTGATTTTTTTCTCAGAACTAGGGGACAAGACCTTCTTTATTGCAGTAAGTCCGAATCTGTTTATACCCCAATAGTATTTTGTATAGATAGTTTACACTAATAAGAGAACAGGTGGATTATGCATATGTGCTCTATCTATGTTCATCTAAGTACAAAGTCTGTTTACTGTGACTACTGGCAACTGTTTATCAATGGAAACTCTTTGTCTGCAATATCACTTATCTACCTAACCCAACTAAATATGTACGCATCAGAAGTTTCATCCTCCTTTATGTCTCTATTTTTTTGTCAATTGATATGAAAGTTCTTTTTCCCAGTCTAGAAAAATTGGTATAAAAAATGATTGACTTGTGAGCTAGCTAGTTCCACATAATCCTCATCTATGATACGATTATCTCGTGTcttatattttctttgttgacatgtatatgatcaGGTTTTTAGCATTACATCATAGATAACCACTCGTAATCTTGACTTCTCTTTTCTTGGCAGGCTCTTTTAGCAGCTAGGAATTCTGCTGCTGTTGTTTTTGCTGGGACCTTCAGTGCACTTGCGTAAGTTATCTGTTTGTTGTGCATGAGGAAACTAATGTTTTTAGGCTTGAACATGATCACTTGTATTATgctctatttctttttctcccCATAACTAAACAGTATCTGCATATGTTTTGTCAAGTCAATAAAACTAAGATAACTCATACTCGTCGATGTAGCAATCATGTTTTGGGAACATATATTCTGGTTATGAAGTTTGTATGGCCGTAAGGCCATTATAACCCACACAAACTAGACATACTTACAGAAGTGATATACATATCCTGAAAGACCAATACTATTCATTTCTCAGTTGCACCTTATATTTAAATAGCAGAATTATTTCCTTACAGGGCAATGACAGTCATATCTGTTGGTCTTGGGAGAACTTTTCACTACGTTGATGAAATCCTACCATTCAGGTACTTAAGATTTGCGTGTCTCTAAGGATCTTAGGGACACCTACTGTCTTTATTAagttttttaaaattgagtcaTCTGGTTATCTGAACGACTTTTTTCTGAACATTCTACTTTGTATTTATGTACCGATATTGTTCAATTTTCTTTACATTGTACCACAGCTACATAGCAGCAATTACTTTTTCTGATAACCTAAACAAGTTGAACAGATGGGATATATATGCTTGGTTAATATATTCTGGCATCCAATGATACACATAAGTTTAtgcttatgttttttttttcattttatactcTCATTGATCATAAAATTTTGGGTCTCCGAGGCTCTGTCAGCACCAGTTGAACCTATCTATCCATTTCTACATTATACTTACATTTTCTTATGTATATGGTCCTTTGTCACAGGTTTGGCGAGACTGATTTACCCATTGATGATATTGCTGCAGTTCTACTCTTGGTAATTATAATTATCATTAATTTATGTTGTGAGAATCCGTTGCTTGCTTTTCCTTGTGCAGTGGAAAAACTATCAACAGTAGAATTCTAAGGGAATAACCACATATCTTGGTTATATTCAGGTTTATTTTGGGATTTCAACCTTGCGAGATGCCGCCTCAAGTGATGGTTTGAAAGCAGAAGATGAACAGAGGGAGGTACGCTGCATACTTTTTTGAGACACAGCCTGCCATGCATATGTCAATACTGAtttgtttgaaaaaaatgaataaaataaaatctatcttcttctccttttttttactTGAAAGAGTTGTTCTAAATATCACACGCATTCTGAATCAGGCAGAGATAGCTGTTTCAGAATTTACAGGAAATGGTGCTGGAATACTAGCTGCTGCTAGCACAGTCATTAGCACTTTCGCTTTAGTTTTTGTTGCTGAATGGGGAGACAAATCATTTTTTTCTACAATAGGTGAGTAGCAACGGTCAAGATTATATACTATCAGACTTGATTCTACTTGGATTTGAAGCAACTCTAAAGTTTAAGAAATCATCTTCATGCTGTATTTTGAAAGGCTGGAGACGGTTCTTCCCGTAATGGATTTGTCACACTTAGATTTATTTTGCTTACAGTTAGGCTATAGAAACTAATAAAATGTTGATAGCAGAAACTGAGTAGGCAACTTGGCATATTGAGTTTTCTGCCTTAAATGACATGTAGTGGATTTAGAATGACAGTCTCattcaattatttttcttttttacaaCTGTATCATTCAAGAGAGGATGCCTGTATTTTCCTTTTCTGTTTTTCAATATGGTAAACTGATGTTCTTGAGTGAATTTAGAACAATGGAAGTGTAGAATTTTGCATCCTAAAATGGTTGTTGAAAACCCAATTGAGTAGATTGTTTTTAGGAGGAAATCATAAGTCAGTTTATCTGAAATAGGTTGAGGTGTTGTTGATTCTCTTACTTGTTTCTTCTGATCTATTTAACAGTTTATCACACTCTTTTGATACGCGAGCAggattattttaattaatttacctCTTTGAGATTATATATAGCCAAATTCATAGAGTCCAGCTTTTAATGCATACCTTACTCTTTATGTTTAAGTTAATAAGACAAGCGTTTTGCTACATATGCAGCACTTGCTGCTGCgtcttcaccccttggagtcaTTGCAGGAGCACTAGCTGGTCACGGTGCTGCAACTTTGGcaagtttctttcattgtTTTCATGCATATGATCTAAAAAGCTGTACTACAATGACTAAAAAAATTGCGTTCAAACTGAAAAGTCTtgattcaaataaaaaaatcgtCATGGTTTTCAACTTGTATCTAATCAACTTGGAAGATTTTCCTATTATTTTCTGGACTCTGgaatatattttaaaatgttTTCTGTTTCCCCAAAATGTTTGATGTGCAGCTTGCTGTGCTGGGAGGTTCTATACTGGGAACATTTTTATCAGAGAAGGTAACAATTGAATTTCACTCATCAACAGTCTTATGAGtaaattttcttaaaaagCAGGCACACAAATTTAAACaatttgttatattttttaaagCTTAGAACCCACTTTGTTCAATGATGATACCATTATTGTCTTCTTTGACAAGTTCTGAATTGGTTTGGAACAAGCgtaatacaatagaactccaTATTGCTTACCCTAAAGTGGAGAGTGTGATAAACAGATGTCCTAAACTCAGAATTCTTCTCATTCTACTTGGCTACAAAGTTCGTTGGAACCAACTTGTCCGTTTTTTATCGACTTCTGTCTATTCTATTTTTGGTAGAAAACATAGTACAGTTAAGGATTAATTTCAACCATGTGGTATGTGTCGACTAGCAAGAATGGATCAACATAAATGCATTTACTGTAGATAGTTTTTTAGATGAAAGAACGAACTGTGCGTTCACCTTTAGTTCCAATGGGTTAAATGGAATTTTCTCGTGTTACCATTGAATATTGATTTTGAGCCAAAACTGCTTATTCCTTTGGAATAACGAACTTGGACTCTAAGGAACTCTGTTTTATATCTCTTTTGCAGACTATTGCCTACGTCGGAGGTGTTCTTTTCCTCGTCTTTGCTGCTGTGACAGTAATAGAAATAGTAAGTTGAGTTATTACCAGGAAGAAGGTTCCCACATTCTCTCTAATCCATCGGAAACGAGTAGTGCATTTCTGTGAATTTGTAAATTTGACCAAAACTGCTATGATCGAACTCGTAGGCTGTTGATTGCAAATTTGCATGTAATGGTCCTCATACTTGCCCTACTTGATGAGATGATGCTTAGCGTTTGATTGTTTTTTGGTTTCTTCatgatttgtgatttgtaAATCAGCAACATAAACATATAATGCTTCATTTCATTgtcaaaattcaaatatttAACAAATTTACAGTGATAAAACGGAATTTACCGtaatatttgagattgtcATGGCATGTGATTGATATGATCGACTCATCAAAGCCAATCTTTTAAATTTCCTCTTTATTTTGTATAGTCGGATCTATATACTTAAGTTTCAACATTAAATCGTTGCCATATAAGTCCTTTTCTTGTAAGTAGCCATATAAAGTTCGTAGAATCCATTTCTTAATGAAGGGATCTTCAAAGCGATTAATTATCTTAATGACCTGATTATCTTAATTATCGACTTAATAGGATAGTTTCTGGTTAGAATCCATTAAACATATTTACATTGTGCATGTTTCAGGTAAATTAATACCCCATAATTACGTTAACGATTCAACTACCAGTTCCGCCAACGATTCAACTAGGTTAAAGAATGGCCACCATTGCTAAGTCGCTTACTTTGATTATCCTCTTCAGTCTCATTAGCAAAGGACCAAAGGTAAACATTCGACTGTGCATTTGTTCATGTTCATATTTTGCCCGAGCAACATAATTGTATTCAAAATTACGTAATTATTGTATACATAGCGAACGGTGCAGCATAACTTTCACAATAAGCTGATCATGTAATCAACGTACGTACATGAATAAAATGTCATTGAAAAGAGCATATGTTTACGTATATTTTGAACTACTATATGATTTTGACAGAATGATTCATtttggtttagggttttgtgATAAATGTGAATTGGGGAACATTGAGATCGGCAC containing:
- the LOC126795000 gene encoding protein PAM71, chloroplastic; translated protein: MRSLTLSESVLGVHSPFPKPPSKPLCSSCYLQSFKFRSKKSCHQKIQNPSVVSPRYSSMWLANKYDEWLRRLTTDNLEGIELRRVIREPIDAIDDSVALDKAPVSIHLWKAILLSGLLTLQGSEPALALPDLASVLQSVPVLGDLGDISTGFASAFLLIFFSELGDKTFFIAALLAARNSAAVVFAGTFSALAAMTVISVGLGRTFHYVDEILPFRFGETDLPIDDIAAVLLLVYFGISTLRDAASSDGLKAEDEQREAEIAVSEFTGNGAGILAAASTVISTFALVFVAEWGDKSFFSTIALAAASSPLGVIAGALAGHGAATLLAVLGGSILGTFLSEKTIAYVGGVLFLVFAAVTVIEIVS